A window from Sphingobacterium hotanense encodes these proteins:
- a CDS encoding TonB-dependent receptor has product MHTHWVKTCGRFYIILLLLSICAFNNLRAQNKSGSTGILISGYVLDREHNAIANALVIIKGSRHSTTTDAKGFYTIKCKSGQQTLQISLTGYKPTKKTIHFKNGYNELAPIYLEAHDDTKISEIIVEGKSAIKNVKESPFNVAVLDAKKFHNSPVELTDVLNCASGIKVRQNGGLGSRSSISLNGFSGRHVKIFIDGVPMDGMGSAFQLNNIPINLAERIEIYNGVVPIELGADALGGAINIIINKNSKSFADVSYSFGSFNTHKTNINLGHTTKSGFIVLLNAFQNYSDNSYPVYTQVRDFETSIISKDSVWTKAFHNNYHNETAVLKTGFVNKKWADQFLVGITIGKDYSDIQNANIMKIVYGEKSRKGTTVMPSLVYTKRNVFTPGFDVMLTGNYNRNYNQNTDTATREYNWYGHFIQKKTIGEGVNSMAEFYNNNANASLNLIYKLNEQHSFALNDNWSTYQRENADKNIIKDQFSLPKDNSSNYKNVVGVSYKYNYNKKWVSTIFGKHYIQSTTGMVNVGESESFPTYKEMTAKSDAFGYGIASTFLLNDFQYKISVEKALRMPSAIELMGDAVLERANASLRPEVSENVNLGISYQKDFAKNHAVYFDASGLYRNVTDFIQRQIVPRTGEASSVNHGQVQNIGVNFEGRYYYKRFFSAGGTVTYQSLINKEKYDKYGNAQLSQTYNDRMPNQPYFYANGEAEIRIPDLGAKANLFTVGYHLHYVHSFFLRWPSLGESGEKTSIDKTLSHDIIASYAMKSGRYNISVEGRNITDQRLYDNYSLQKPGRSFNVKLRYFIM; this is encoded by the coding sequence ATGCATACACATTGGGTAAAAACATGCGGGCGATTCTATATCATTCTATTATTATTATCAATTTGCGCTTTCAATAATCTAAGGGCGCAGAATAAAAGCGGGTCGACAGGAATATTAATTAGCGGGTATGTGCTCGACAGGGAGCATAATGCCATAGCAAATGCCTTGGTTATTATTAAAGGCAGCAGACATTCAACCACAACCGACGCGAAGGGTTTTTACACCATAAAATGCAAATCAGGACAGCAGACGCTTCAGATTTCATTAACAGGCTATAAACCGACAAAAAAAACAATACATTTCAAAAACGGCTATAACGAACTAGCGCCGATTTATCTAGAGGCACATGATGACACGAAGATATCGGAGATTATCGTTGAAGGTAAATCCGCCATAAAAAACGTTAAAGAAAGCCCATTCAATGTCGCGGTTTTAGACGCGAAGAAATTCCATAATAGTCCCGTCGAATTAACGGATGTCTTGAATTGTGCTTCCGGAATCAAAGTCAGGCAAAATGGCGGGCTCGGTTCGCGAAGTTCCATAAGTTTAAATGGCTTTTCTGGACGCCATGTTAAGATCTTTATCGATGGCGTTCCAATGGATGGCATGGGTTCTGCATTTCAGTTGAACAACATTCCGATCAACCTTGCGGAGCGAATAGAGATCTATAATGGTGTTGTACCTATCGAACTCGGCGCAGATGCATTAGGTGGTGCAATCAATATCATCATAAATAAAAATAGCAAGTCGTTCGCTGATGTCTCCTACTCTTTCGGTTCATTTAATACGCATAAAACCAACATAAACTTAGGGCACACTACAAAATCGGGATTCATAGTCTTATTAAATGCCTTCCAGAATTACTCGGATAATAGCTATCCTGTTTACACACAAGTGCGAGATTTTGAAACAAGCATTATTTCCAAAGACAGCGTATGGACGAAAGCGTTCCACAATAACTACCATAACGAGACCGCTGTCTTGAAAACCGGTTTTGTTAATAAAAAGTGGGCCGACCAATTCCTTGTCGGAATTACAATAGGCAAAGACTATTCGGATATACAGAATGCCAACATCATGAAGATTGTTTATGGCGAAAAATCCAGAAAAGGAACAACGGTTATGCCTTCCCTGGTTTATACAAAAAGGAACGTATTTACGCCGGGTTTTGATGTCATGCTGACCGGAAATTATAATCGTAACTATAACCAAAATACGGATACAGCAACGCGGGAGTACAATTGGTATGGTCATTTTATTCAAAAAAAGACCATCGGCGAAGGCGTCAATTCCATGGCTGAATTTTATAATAACAACGCCAATGCCTCGCTTAATCTAATTTATAAACTCAACGAGCAGCATAGTTTTGCACTGAACGACAACTGGTCAACCTATCAACGCGAAAATGCGGACAAGAATATCATCAAAGATCAGTTTAGTTTGCCAAAAGATAATTCGAGCAATTATAAAAATGTAGTTGGGGTATCCTATAAGTACAACTACAATAAAAAGTGGGTAAGTACTATTTTCGGAAAACACTATATCCAAAGCACCACCGGTATGGTCAATGTGGGTGAAAGCGAATCCTTTCCAACATACAAAGAGATGACAGCAAAGTCAGACGCTTTCGGCTATGGTATAGCGAGCACTTTTTTGCTGAATGATTTCCAGTATAAAATCTCCGTCGAAAAAGCGCTACGCATGCCATCTGCCATTGAACTCATGGGAGACGCCGTGCTTGAACGTGCCAACGCATCATTGCGACCGGAAGTGAGTGAAAACGTAAATCTCGGCATTTCCTATCAGAAGGACTTTGCAAAGAACCATGCGGTATATTTTGATGCCAGCGGTTTATACCGGAATGTTACCGACTTTATTCAACGTCAAATCGTACCTCGTACCGGCGAGGCCAGCAGTGTAAACCATGGACAAGTCCAAAACATCGGCGTAAATTTCGAAGGTCGCTATTATTATAAACGCTTTTTCAGCGCGGGCGGTACGGTTACTTATCAAAGCTTAATCAACAAAGAAAAATACGATAAATATGGGAATGCACAATTGTCGCAAACTTATAACGATCGTATGCCCAACCAACCCTACTTCTACGCCAATGGCGAAGCGGAAATACGAATCCCCGACTTAGGCGCAAAGGCCAATCTATTCACGGTAGGCTATCACTTGCATTATGTGCATTCCTTCTTTCTTCGTTGGCCAAGCTTGGGTGAGTCAGGCGAAAAAACAAGCATCGATAAAACTCTTTCCCATGATATCATCGCCTCTTACGCCATGAAGTCAGGACGCTACAATATCAGCGTAGAAGGACGTAACATAACCGACCAGCGCCTCTATGACAATTATAGCCTGCAAAAACCAGGAAGAAGCTTCAATGTCAAACTACGCTATTTTATCATGTAA
- a CDS encoding porin family protein produces the protein MKKLYFSMAFVLAMTTGVMAQNNFGLRAGYNLANQFIREGDYSATTKMASRFHVTGYYDARVNQGFSLQPGLSLEGKGGKSKLPEGDYIDKFLYLQVPVNFLGRVPTRSGDFFFGGGPYLAYGISAKVTSDNQGVDLHWGSGVDELNPFDFGLGAIVGYRFMNGFNLSISSSAGLINISNTDTKYLNRVTSFSVGYEFGRR, from the coding sequence ATGAAAAAACTCTATTTTTCCATGGCTTTTGTGTTAGCCATGACGACGGGCGTAATGGCTCAAAACAATTTTGGACTCCGCGCCGGATACAACTTAGCAAATCAGTTTATCCGCGAAGGCGACTATTCTGCTACCACCAAGATGGCTTCCCGATTCCACGTCACAGGTTATTATGATGCCCGTGTAAATCAAGGGTTCTCCTTACAGCCTGGACTTTCTTTGGAAGGTAAGGGCGGTAAGTCTAAACTACCGGAAGGGGATTACATCGACAAATTTCTTTACTTACAAGTGCCAGTGAATTTCTTAGGCAGAGTGCCAACAAGGAGCGGCGACTTCTTTTTTGGAGGAGGACCATATTTGGCTTATGGCATCAGTGCAAAAGTTACTAGCGATAACCAAGGTGTGGATTTACACTGGGGAAGCGGCGTTGACGAGCTTAACCCTTTCGACTTCGGATTAGGTGCTATTGTAGGCTATAGATTTATGAACGGCTTCAATCTTAGTATTTCGAGTTCTGCAGGCCTAATCAATATATCGAATACCGATACGAAATACTTAAATCGCGTAACCTCGTTTAGCGTAGGCTACGAGTTTGGAAGAAGATAG
- a CDS encoding transposase: MINQAKALKLIKLYQYVCDKYDSELQYYCQRFSNNNTPDFTDQEVLTIYLFSVHEEQRLRIKQIHKFASDYLMDWFPKLTSYVAFNTRINRLFDVLRSLCQSVIEDFAPEECSREFSLLDSMPIITCSGTRRAKVALEITDKSFCSTKRLWYFGLKLHALNSYNKSTLPRPESIVISKASESDLNIFKENWASIAGRTFFGDKIYRDAPFFEWFYKEKKSIMYTPIRETQGKPDCLKNRDRAYNDLFSRAVSKVRQPIESFFNWINEKTQIQNASKVRSTKGLLVHVFGKLTACFIKPIFNP; encoded by the coding sequence ATGATCAATCAGGCCAAGGCTCTAAAATTAATAAAATTATACCAGTATGTTTGTGATAAATATGACAGTGAACTGCAATATTACTGTCAGCGATTTTCAAACAATAACACACCTGACTTTACTGATCAGGAGGTTTTGACCATCTATTTATTCAGTGTGCACGAGGAACAGCGGCTAAGGATCAAGCAGATCCATAAATTCGCCTCGGATTATCTGATGGATTGGTTTCCCAAGCTAACTTCATACGTAGCATTCAATACCCGTATCAACCGCCTTTTTGATGTTTTGAGATCTCTTTGTCAGTCAGTTATAGAGGACTTTGCACCAGAGGAGTGCTCCAGAGAATTTTCCCTACTGGACTCTATGCCCATCATAACCTGCAGTGGGACTAGAAGGGCAAAGGTAGCTCTGGAGATAACGGATAAAAGCTTCTGCTCAACGAAGAGGCTTTGGTATTTTGGATTAAAGCTTCATGCGCTCAACAGCTATAACAAATCCACGCTGCCTCGTCCGGAAAGCATAGTAATAAGCAAGGCATCTGAAAGTGACCTGAACATATTTAAGGAGAATTGGGCATCCATCGCAGGTAGGACGTTCTTTGGTGACAAGATATACCGTGACGCCCCGTTCTTCGAGTGGTTTTATAAAGAAAAAAAATCAATTATGTATACTCCGATAAGGGAAACCCAAGGAAAACCAGATTGTTTAAAAAATAGGGATCGTGCTTATAATGACCTGTTTTCAAGAGCAGTATCTAAGGTAAGACAACCAATCGAATCCTTTTTTAATTGGATAAATGAAAAAACACAGATACAAAACGCAAGTAAGGTCAGATCTACCAAAGGACTATTAGTACATGTGTTCGGTAAATTAACAGCCTGTTTCATAAAGCCTATTTTCAACCCTTAA
- a CDS encoding IPT/TIG domain-containing protein, translating to MKIRSLLMMPLAFLLLLNSCKDEETLKKSEHDPSKPIVLSSYFPLEGGARTKILLDGENFGTDPSKIKVYFNKAKASIISSSGNRIYAIVPRMPGADPKISVVVGKDSLVYENSFTYHTQAQVSTVTGNGQKNFKPGVLSEAEVYGKYLELDAEGNIFMSWRDGGNPATFGVARINEKENIVTPLIEAPSATRILYANGLTVDRATGMLTAAHESTKEVIFTFDPREAWYPRQRNVKYSTADLTSIVDADRYKNFVTFCPYDGHLYTRYRDGKIAKINPETMEAKIVHQGPYGSQYGQAINPKKPWLLYITLHSNANPIEFRQGISVLDLRDPNGTGGFKRMNAPGGSAFRDGPIEDALFNYPKDIKFDNDGNMFVADYGNHCVRMVSADNIVTTVAGRPGTSGYKDGGPAESLFNQPWGVAVNEQGDIYIADWSNARIRKLVIE from the coding sequence ATGAAAATTCGTAGTTTACTAATGATGCCTCTGGCGTTTTTACTCCTGCTCAACAGCTGTAAAGACGAAGAGACTTTGAAGAAAAGTGAGCATGATCCTTCCAAGCCGATTGTGCTTAGCTCGTACTTTCCGTTAGAGGGCGGAGCGAGGACTAAAATACTTTTAGATGGCGAAAACTTTGGAACAGACCCATCTAAAATTAAAGTCTATTTCAATAAAGCGAAGGCTTCCATTATTTCTTCGAGCGGTAATCGCATTTATGCGATTGTACCTCGCATGCCAGGCGCTGATCCTAAGATTTCGGTTGTCGTGGGCAAAGATTCATTGGTTTATGAGAATTCCTTTACCTATCATACACAAGCGCAGGTGAGTACGGTGACTGGAAACGGGCAAAAGAATTTTAAACCGGGAGTCTTATCGGAAGCAGAGGTTTACGGAAAATATTTAGAATTGGATGCAGAGGGTAATATTTTTATGTCATGGCGCGATGGCGGCAACCCGGCTACCTTTGGTGTTGCCAGAATCAATGAGAAGGAAAACATCGTTACACCATTAATTGAAGCGCCATCGGCGACAAGAATACTTTATGCGAATGGTTTGACTGTTGACCGTGCAACGGGCATGCTAACTGCAGCACATGAGTCGACAAAAGAGGTGATATTTACATTTGACCCTCGCGAAGCATGGTATCCTCGACAACGAAATGTGAAGTATTCTACGGCTGACTTGACATCGATTGTCGATGCGGATCGCTACAAAAACTTTGTGACGTTCTGTCCTTATGATGGTCATTTATACACCCGCTATCGCGACGGCAAAATAGCGAAGATTAATCCAGAAACCATGGAAGCGAAGATTGTTCACCAAGGGCCATACGGTTCACAATATGGACAAGCTATCAATCCTAAGAAACCCTGGTTACTATACATCACATTGCACTCCAATGCGAATCCTATTGAGTTTAGACAAGGTATATCGGTACTTGACCTACGTGATCCTAACGGAACTGGCGGTTTCAAGCGCATGAATGCCCCTGGAGGTAGTGCTTTTCGTGATGGACCGATTGAAGATGCACTATTCAATTATCCTAAAGACATCAAGTTTGATAATGACGGGAACATGTTCGTGGCGGACTATGGTAATCATTGCGTACGCATGGTGTCGGCAGATAATATCGTGACAACGGTGGCAGGCCGACCTGGAACATCAGGTTACAAAGATGGAGGCCCTGCGGAATCATTATTTAACCAACCTTGGGGCGTTGCGGTGAATGAGCAAGGCGATATCTATATCGCAGATTGGAGCAATGCTAGGATTCGAAAACTCGTGATTGAATAA
- a CDS encoding SusC/RagA family TonB-linked outer membrane protein, whose amino-acid sequence MKIFHAICLLLFCSIFSIANAQETKELTIAGKVVNATGDPMSGVSIFVKDKPSAGTSTGNDGIFNMTVNYGDKVVFSHTGYDIQEHLAIESKADLIIELVEKSSDIDEVIVVGLGNVQRKISSVGAITTVDVKSLQTPAPSIANLLGGRAAGVISMQSSGEPGKNISEFWVRGIGTFGANSSALVLIDGLEGDLNTIDPADVESFSILKDASATAVYGVRGANGVVLVTTKRGLVDRIQITARANSTLSHLNRLPQYLNAFDYATLANEATALRGQSPLYDQTEMGIIRDGLDPDMYPNVNWQDEILNKNSWRQSYYVSGRGGSEVARYFLSLGGKNESAAYKVDPNSVYSSNVGFNTYNYRINLDVNLTKTTKVYLGSDGFLSQLKQPGVANTEYIWGAQSRLTPLALPTQYSNGMLPGLGGEDASSPYVMINRTGKALDEAFKGKVTLALNQDFDPWVKGLKFRAQGAYDVHSFFEERRKVQPGLSKALGRAPDGSLIMQQTVLEEKAKYTKEIKQYRKYHFESVINYDRQFGTDHRTSALIYYYLSDAKHTDDAKNNLEAIPLRYQGVSSRLTYGFRDTYLLDVNFGYTGSENFQPGRQYGFFPSIALGWVPTGYKYLQENVPWLNYFKIRASYGTVGNDRISEIRFPYLTKVNQKESNIWGIPGIETIHETRIGADNLAWERAIKSNIGFEGKLFNNKIDFVFDIFKDQRNGIFQQRVQVPSYVGVVSNPFANVGRMRSSGVDGNISFTHNLSDRMGFTLRGNFTYSKNLVQNWEQAYLEYPYLEFNGFPHKSIRGYQALGLFKDEEDIKYSPKQSFGDVLPGDIKYKDVNGDGVIDALDKVPLTHSNYPLAMFGFGGEFRFKNLTLGLLFKGTGRTSFFYVGQQMELNDVKKVNGMGYMPFFNGSEGNVLSIVADPNNRWIPMDYAVANGIDPSLAENPNALFPRLQYGNNANNSQLSSFWQGDSRYIRLEELTLSYNVSPNFVKRIGVKSLDLQFVGTNLYIWDKVKIFDPEQAAWNGRKYPIPSTYSMQVYLNF is encoded by the coding sequence ATGAAGATTTTTCATGCTATCTGTTTGCTGCTCTTTTGTTCAATCTTCTCGATTGCGAATGCGCAGGAAACAAAAGAATTAACAATTGCCGGAAAGGTAGTGAATGCGACGGGAGATCCCATGTCAGGGGTATCCATATTTGTGAAGGATAAACCTTCCGCAGGAACTTCAACTGGCAACGACGGTATTTTTAATATGACTGTCAACTATGGAGATAAAGTGGTTTTCAGCCATACAGGATATGATATACAAGAGCATTTAGCGATTGAATCGAAAGCTGATTTAATCATCGAGCTTGTCGAGAAGAGCTCAGACATCGATGAGGTCATCGTCGTGGGGCTGGGGAATGTTCAGCGTAAGATAAGTTCCGTAGGAGCGATTACAACGGTTGATGTCAAGAGTTTACAGACTCCTGCTCCTTCCATTGCCAATCTGCTTGGGGGTAGAGCTGCCGGGGTTATCTCCATGCAATCGAGTGGTGAACCAGGGAAGAACATCTCCGAATTCTGGGTGCGCGGTATTGGTACATTTGGAGCCAATAGTAGTGCACTTGTTTTGATCGATGGACTTGAAGGCGATCTGAATACAATTGACCCAGCTGATGTGGAAAGCTTCTCCATCTTGAAGGATGCTTCTGCAACAGCGGTATATGGAGTACGCGGAGCAAATGGTGTTGTATTAGTGACAACGAAACGCGGTTTGGTAGATCGAATTCAAATTACGGCGAGAGCAAACTCTACGCTTTCACATTTAAACAGATTGCCGCAATATCTAAATGCATTCGATTATGCCACATTAGCGAACGAGGCAACTGCACTGCGCGGTCAAAGTCCTTTGTACGACCAAACGGAAATGGGAATTATTCGCGACGGTCTGGATCCTGATATGTATCCAAATGTAAACTGGCAAGATGAAATCTTGAACAAAAACTCCTGGAGACAAAGTTATTATGTAAGTGGCCGTGGAGGGTCGGAAGTTGCGCGTTATTTCTTAAGCTTGGGCGGAAAGAATGAGTCTGCGGCTTACAAAGTTGATCCAAATAGCGTATATAGTTCCAATGTAGGATTCAATACATATAACTACCGTATCAACCTTGATGTTAACTTAACGAAAACAACAAAGGTTTACTTAGGATCGGATGGTTTCTTATCGCAATTAAAGCAACCGGGGGTAGCTAATACAGAATACATCTGGGGCGCACAATCGCGATTAACACCATTGGCGCTTCCAACACAATATTCAAATGGTATGCTGCCGGGCTTAGGCGGCGAGGATGCATCATCGCCTTATGTGATGATCAACCGTACAGGTAAAGCATTGGATGAAGCCTTCAAAGGCAAGGTAACATTGGCGTTGAACCAGGACTTCGATCCATGGGTTAAGGGCTTAAAATTTAGAGCTCAGGGTGCTTATGATGTACATAGTTTCTTTGAGGAGCGTCGAAAAGTTCAGCCCGGACTTTCCAAAGCATTAGGACGTGCTCCGGATGGATCGCTTATTATGCAGCAGACGGTATTGGAGGAGAAGGCGAAATATACCAAGGAAATTAAACAATATCGTAAATATCACTTTGAATCCGTGATCAACTATGATAGGCAGTTTGGCACGGATCACCGCACATCTGCATTGATCTATTACTATTTGAGCGATGCGAAGCATACTGATGATGCGAAGAACAACCTGGAGGCGATTCCATTGCGTTATCAAGGTGTATCCAGTCGTTTGACCTATGGATTCCGTGATACCTATCTTCTGGATGTGAACTTTGGTTATACCGGATCTGAAAACTTCCAACCAGGCAGACAGTACGGATTTTTCCCGTCGATTGCTTTAGGTTGGGTGCCAACGGGATATAAATATTTGCAGGAGAATGTGCCGTGGCTTAATTATTTTAAGATCCGTGCTTCTTATGGAACAGTTGGTAATGACCGTATTTCAGAAATCAGATTTCCATATTTGACAAAAGTAAACCAGAAGGAATCCAATATATGGGGAATCCCGGGAATTGAAACAATTCATGAGACACGTATTGGTGCAGACAATTTAGCTTGGGAGCGAGCAATAAAATCGAATATCGGTTTTGAAGGGAAGTTATTCAACAACAAGATCGATTTTGTGTTCGATATTTTTAAAGATCAACGTAATGGTATTTTCCAGCAACGTGTACAAGTTCCTTCCTATGTGGGTGTTGTTTCCAACCCATTTGCAAACGTTGGACGTATGAGGAGTTCAGGTGTCGACGGAAATATTAGCTTCACACATAATTTATCAGATCGAATGGGCTTCACCTTGCGAGGAAATTTCACTTACTCAAAAAACCTCGTTCAGAATTGGGAGCAAGCTTATTTAGAGTACCCTTATTTAGAATTTAACGGATTCCCGCATAAGTCTATTCGTGGGTATCAGGCCTTAGGTCTATTCAAAGACGAAGAGGATATTAAGTACAGTCCGAAGCAGTCTTTTGGTGATGTGTTACCTGGTGATATCAAGTACAAAGACGTGAATGGGGACGGGGTTATCGATGCCTTAGACAAAGTTCCTTTGACGCATAGTAACTATCCGCTAGCAATGTTTGGATTTGGTGGTGAATTCCGCTTTAAGAATCTGACTTTGGGTCTTTTATTTAAAGGTACCGGCCGAACATCATTCTTCTATGTAGGACAACAGATGGAGTTAAACGACGTGAAAAAAGTAAATGGTATGGGGTATATGCCATTCTTTAATGGCAGCGAAGGTAATGTACTTTCCATAGTAGCCGATCCTAATAATCGGTGGATACCGATGGACTACGCTGTAGCGAATGGTATCGACCCTTCATTAGCTGAGAACCCAAATGCGCTTTTTCCAAGATTACAATATGGTAATAACGCGAACAATAGTCAGCTTTCCTCATTTTGGCAGGGGGATTCTCGATACATCCGTTTAGAAGAATTGACACTAAGCTATAATGTATCGCCGAATTTCGTGAAACGCATAGGTGTAAAATCGCTTGATTTACAATTCGTGGGTACTAACCTGTACATCTGGGACAAGGTGAAAATATTCGATCCGGAGCAAGCTGCTTGGAATGGTCGAAAATATCCGATCCCATCAACTTACTCAATGCAAGTATATCTTAATTTTTAA